One Rhododendron vialii isolate Sample 1 chromosome 2a, ASM3025357v1 genomic region harbors:
- the LOC131316861 gene encoding DNA-directed RNA polymerase II subunit 4: MSGEEEENAAELKIGDEFLKAKCLMNCEVAIILEHKYEQLQQMADDPMNQVSQVFEKSLQYVKRFSRYKNPDAVRQAREILSRYQLAEFELCVLGNLCPETVEEAIAMVPSMKSRGRALDEEAIEKVLNDLSMIKKFD; the protein is encoded by the exons ATGTCTGgtgaagaggaagaaaatgcTGCTGAACTGAAAATTGGAGATG AATTCTTGAAGGCCAAGTGCTTAATGAATTGCGAAGTTGCCATAATTCTTGAGCATAAGTACGAGCAGCTTCAGCAGATGGCTGATGATCCAATGAACCAAGTTTCTCA AGTATTTGAAAAGTCACTGCAGTACGTGAAGCGCTTTAGCCGCTACAAGAATCCAGATGCTGTCAGACAAGCTCGAGA AATCCTTAGTAGATACCAGTTGGCTGAATTTGAG CTCTGTGTCCTTGGAAATCTTTGCCCTGAAACTGTGGAGGAAGCTATTGCTATGGTTCCATCGATGAAG AGTAGAGGACGCGCGCTTGATGAGGAGGCGATTGAGAAGGTGTTGAATGACCTTTCCATGATAAAGAAGTTCGATTAA